In a single window of the Dreissena polymorpha isolate Duluth1 chromosome 3, UMN_Dpol_1.0, whole genome shotgun sequence genome:
- the LOC127873633 gene encoding uncharacterized protein LOC127873633: protein MRKRMINNAIKGDIRNNAEMKIVLEHGKPHLCLFATKDIAVNEELRFDYGVPNLPWRKAGEDLVNHEGNAITNVESQKDTTSLADQDIIHKLENDARPVDQCQAKVEVSSTLKHF from the exons ATGAGAAAGCGTATGATAAACAATGCAATAAAGGGGGATATCAGAAACAATGCAGAGATGAAAATAGTTCTTGAACATGGAAAACCCCATCTCTGCCTGTTTGCCACCAAAGACATAGCTGTAAATGAGGAGCTGCGGTTCGATTACGGAGTGCCAAATTTACCATGGAGAAAG GCTGGTGAAGACCTTGTCAATCACGAGGGAAACGCCATAACAAATGTGGAGTCACAGAAAGATACTACTAGTTTG GCTGATCAAGACATTATCCACAAATTAGAAAATGACGCCAGACCTGTGGATCAGTGCCAAGCCAAAGTTGAAGTTAGTTCAACATTAAAACACTTTTAG